The nucleotide window AAGTCGCTTATCTGTTAAATTAGTTAGCCATGCTAAAATGTCTGAGGTATGTCCATTTTTCATTTCCTGGTAAACTGGATAATAAAACTGTTTTGCATTAGCATTAGAAAATCTATAATCATAAGGGTTCCAAGCTCTCCCTCTGGTAGCACCCCTTAACGTTTCTATTTTTAACCTAACTTTGTTACGAACCTTTTGTCATTTAATAAGCCCTTAAAACACTTGAAGAAATcttatttccttaaaaaaataaacagggcAGATTGGGTAACGTTTAAATGTCTAACAGGTTCtatatattaatacatatataatactcgcacacacccacactctgGTATTAATACATAACACTcttaggaaaaggaaaaaaaaaaactattattttttagctttaaaaaattattgctGAAAATGAAACTTTTTGTTGCAGGGTTCTACATAGTGCAATAAGTGGAGCATATTCGTACCGGAATCTCCGCAAGAGAAACATGTAACGCTTATAAGACTCGTTTTTGATGATTCGATTCATTTGAACAACTCGTTTAAATGAATCGAATGGCGTGGATTTGATTCGTGTTATTTTCCACTAACGATACCACTAAATCGTTTAAGGGCAATTCGTTCATGCGTCGTCCATCAATAGGACAAAGGTTAACGTGCCACTCGAGTTGGTCCAGTTAAACCACTTGTGGAGTAATGATTCCGTGCATTCTGATAATTCACATTTAACTCAGAATTACATCAAGTGCATATAGTCACCTGAAAGCTAGTTCGTAGACTAAAATAGAGGAAGATTatacatgtgtattttattataaaaagtattttatttatgtacttaTTCAAAAATAGTCATTACATCAGGCTGGTATAAGGTTCAGGACAATTTTAtgtaggcctatatatataaaatgatctGAGCATAGGATAAGAGCAATgtctaaatctctctctctctctctctatatatatatatatatatatatatatatatatatatatatatgtgtgtgtgtgtgtgtgtgtgtgtgtgtgtgtgtgtgtgtgtatgtggttgtGATGAACGTATATCGCGTTGTCCATCAGCGCTGTTTGAAGTAAacctccttttttatttaatctaaggAGGTGCACCTTTGAATGGCttcagaatatatatttttttctttttacgtaTCAAAAACCATATTCACATTTCCTGGTAAATTTTCTGAAGGTACTATGTCAGTGACACTTGACTGGTACCTTTATTTGTGCGACTGTGTGATGCGTGTGAAGCCAAATCTGAATCTAAGAAATAACATCCAAACCATCCAAACTAACTCTTGGTCATAAAAGAAGGTAATTGATTTGAGGTTAATTCTGAGGTTAAATAACAGGTTTATTGTAAATTTAAGATGATGAAACCTGATCCCAGGTGTAGCCTTCAGCATGCCTGTCATTACTAAGAATAAGCCTACGTGTATTTTATTGTAGGCTGACAGAAGGAGGACaacatagaaataataaacaagaaagaatgaaagaaagtaagaaaaaaagaaagagacaaaagGGAAGCAAGCAAGCAAGTAAAGGTCTCGCTTTAAGTTACAGTCTATTACAAAGGCATAGATCATCACGTGGATTTACCAGACTGTAGGGCTTATGTGGCCTTTCTTATTTTCCCCTCCCTGGCGACAAGCGTGTACAGTAAGAATAGCCGTTGTGTACCTTCTCTGCTATTAAGTAAGTACTCGTTTATTGACTCCTTTACAACGCCTATAAATACAATGCAGATTAAACTCTTGTACGTCAAAATACATTGAATGTGCTTAAAGATTGACTTACTGTAGGATAATAAAAGAGAAACACTAATTGAAAATATATTTGGTaaaaaggtaagcataatatacaAAACCTTTACACCTTGCCAAgtggctttttaaaaatgtaaaatatatttttattttctatcttTTTCTATGTATagctttttattattctttggaGGCTTACACCCTGCTGAGATAAAGCCTACTTCTACAGGGTCAGTGCTAATTTGTTGCGCCGGAAGCTGATGTCATGTTTGTCAATGTGCGATGGGACGCTGCTCGCTCGGCTCCGGGTCACACTGGTGCTTGGTGTGGTAATCGTATCCCTCGGTTCAGTATCAAGTCCTCCACTATTTTTCCCTCCACAACATCGGAATATCCAAATGAATACCACAAATCCTTCGAGAAGCTCTGATATTCCTCCTGTGTAGCCCAGGATGAGGGAGTATCCGATACGGATGTCGGTTGAAGGAGCATTGATGTCCATCATGATGTGGTTATACCATGCGACAGGGATGAGAACCAGAACCCCGGAACACAAGATGAGAAAACCACCGACACCCGCCCACTTTATTCTCGGTATTTTAGTCCAGCAGGTGGTTCCGACAGTCATCAAGCCGAGACCGAATAGAGTCACTATCGACGGTGGCTTCGTCATCCTGCGCGCGACTTCGATGATCTGATTATTAAAGTATTCAGTGTCCTCGTGTTTGCACAGGACGTCTCTAGAGTTCATAAAGGACCTGCAGATATCCCAGATTCCCTGGTGTAGCATTAAATCCGTGGGATGCCCAGTGATGTTGTGGACA belongs to Clarias gariepinus isolate MV-2021 ecotype Netherlands chromosome 2, CGAR_prim_01v2, whole genome shotgun sequence and includes:
- the LOC128512021 gene encoding claudin-23-like, with the protein product MRTPGIIIFGLVSVPCSWILTLTTTVAPNWRTVHNITGHPTDLMLHQGIWDICRSFMNSRDVLCKHEDTEYFNNQIIEVARRMTKPPSIVTLFGLGLMTVGTTCWTKIPRIKWAGVGGFLILCSGVLVLIPVAWYNHIMMDINAPSTDIRIGYSLILGYTGGISELLEGFVVFIWIFRCCGGKNSGGLDTEPRDTITTPSTSVTRSRASSVPSHIDKHDISFRRNKLALTL